One part of the Mangrovibacillus cuniculi genome encodes these proteins:
- a CDS encoding GNAT family N-acetyltransferase yields METKTTNVQIVEFSPQYAEGVAKMWNESRDNWGGDDSVMTAAQVLEKESNSTNLFLYLALVDGEVAGYCSLSEYREDSNALYIPLLNVHPDYHGHKLGKQLVLNAVNKTVELGWPRLDLFTWAGNTKAVPLYKKCGFFWEDRDDSVHLMNFIPTILQLECLKPFFDKYSWYDTSKRALEVKPDGYKHNGYTFYEYEWSADDAFVKVRFERTSRKLCYVETNDFKVEMVHPSFKTLANKESLMEYKVENKRPNAISVQIQANQEGAIQHQASFTNLVEEEVIFTAPVTVHYYEQEPNDWKTHPTMEATVTLDGYDISLGLGVYPILPVSIKLASTNQLFEANKNPKLFLEVESLVEEIGTLKVSIPSNDILTLHDQSIEMSLNKKQRTSIPLSTSLLKGGAFNEEIMCTFSTNGEEITFQTRLRFAFPTKTDSFVAETTDKWLIFNGRYYASLEKRNNTLSLGRRGKGDHALPFFAPKLGKPYADEWTKKEAGQIKVEKTDAGITFVSVLSSDLKPGLHIESKVFLSNFGLYDMSYRLVLDGSQEAQNVSWVQSFVPLVAYTYIPMGEEVLRLKESHVAFNDYLDKRHYSEPWTFTEKDGETIGFAWSANVVHRRDEWKNAVELTDIDVPESVQTSIPLATVSLAYNHFSSWEEWREEVMGEQEPLREVGPLTLEQTDGQIIVKDNKPSVSLKSRLHVPVVGELVAGNEGTTIQNSEEDLSVSVEVEMEPITLVNTSFTSPNTKVEETLLYLQPNTSTVSVEEVENGHWKVTNGDLQFSVHKEYMAGVYSIVYKGEEWLHHTYPTPSMKAWWNPWTGGLRYRFGGMNSFSLQKEVSEVKAVTKLDSKGNEWSGVEVTTTIVHHEKFKGTTLQQFFLTLPGLPMITTLAEWRASEDKLFAGERIFCDGFWNPGDELATVTYDSKIRGQKEYYAGAGELILIDDPYARLRSAKLADALHIVQPKYVFEKEAYVTKEVCYVNTETEWTLQAGETTHVQPTIHLFDNRDLRPYMEQLRGITFK; encoded by the coding sequence ATGGAAACGAAAACAACGAACGTACAAATCGTAGAATTCTCACCGCAATATGCAGAAGGTGTAGCGAAAATGTGGAATGAGAGTAGAGATAATTGGGGTGGAGACGATTCTGTCATGACAGCAGCTCAAGTGCTAGAAAAAGAATCGAACTCTACGAATCTATTTCTATACCTGGCTTTAGTGGACGGAGAGGTAGCAGGTTACTGTAGCTTATCTGAATACCGTGAAGACAGTAACGCGCTTTATATTCCTTTATTAAATGTTCACCCAGACTATCACGGCCATAAGCTTGGGAAACAACTGGTGCTGAATGCCGTCAATAAAACAGTGGAATTAGGTTGGCCTCGTCTGGATCTATTTACATGGGCAGGTAACACGAAAGCAGTTCCACTTTACAAAAAATGTGGATTCTTTTGGGAAGACAGAGATGACTCTGTTCATTTGATGAACTTTATCCCAACCATTCTTCAGTTAGAATGCTTGAAGCCGTTTTTTGATAAGTATTCATGGTATGACACAAGCAAGCGAGCGCTCGAAGTAAAACCAGACGGCTACAAACATAACGGGTACACATTCTATGAATATGAGTGGTCAGCTGACGATGCTTTCGTCAAAGTTCGTTTTGAGCGAACGAGCCGAAAACTTTGCTATGTAGAGACGAATGACTTCAAAGTGGAAATGGTACATCCGTCCTTTAAAACATTAGCGAACAAAGAATCACTGATGGAATACAAAGTGGAAAACAAGCGTCCAAATGCTATATCCGTTCAAATTCAGGCAAATCAAGAAGGGGCAATCCAACACCAAGCTTCTTTTACTAATTTAGTAGAAGAAGAGGTCATTTTTACAGCTCCTGTTACTGTTCACTATTACGAGCAAGAACCAAATGATTGGAAAACACATCCTACAATGGAAGCGACCGTGACGTTAGATGGATATGACATCTCACTAGGACTCGGAGTTTATCCAATTCTACCGGTATCGATTAAACTTGCATCTACTAATCAACTTTTTGAAGCAAACAAGAATCCTAAGTTATTTTTAGAAGTCGAAAGCTTAGTAGAAGAAATAGGAACGCTAAAAGTATCAATTCCATCTAACGATATTCTTACTTTACATGACCAAAGTATTGAAATGAGTTTGAACAAAAAGCAAAGAACTAGCATTCCTTTATCTACGTCCTTGTTAAAAGGTGGAGCATTTAACGAAGAAATCATGTGCACGTTCAGCACAAATGGAGAAGAAATAACATTCCAAACGAGACTTCGTTTTGCGTTCCCAACCAAAACAGATTCATTTGTAGCAGAAACAACGGATAAATGGTTAATATTTAATGGTAGATATTACGCTTCTTTAGAAAAAAGAAATAATACACTCTCCTTAGGTAGACGTGGTAAAGGAGATCATGCACTGCCATTTTTTGCACCAAAGCTTGGGAAACCTTATGCAGACGAATGGACAAAGAAAGAAGCCGGTCAAATTAAGGTAGAAAAAACGGATGCAGGGATTACTTTTGTATCTGTGTTGTCATCTGATTTAAAACCAGGTCTTCACATAGAGAGTAAGGTATTCTTATCCAACTTTGGCTTGTATGACATGTCTTATCGTTTAGTGTTGGACGGAAGCCAAGAAGCGCAAAACGTATCTTGGGTGCAAAGCTTTGTTCCATTGGTAGCGTACACGTATATTCCGATGGGAGAAGAAGTCCTGCGCTTAAAAGAATCTCATGTCGCTTTTAATGATTATTTGGATAAGCGTCATTACTCGGAGCCGTGGACATTCACCGAAAAGGATGGAGAGACGATAGGTTTCGCATGGAGCGCAAATGTTGTCCACAGAAGAGATGAGTGGAAAAATGCGGTTGAGCTAACGGATATTGATGTGCCAGAATCAGTGCAAACATCAATTCCGCTAGCAACCGTGTCGCTAGCTTACAACCACTTCTCCAGTTGGGAAGAGTGGCGTGAGGAAGTGATGGGAGAGCAAGAACCTTTACGAGAAGTTGGACCATTGACGTTAGAACAAACGGACGGGCAAATCATTGTTAAAGACAATAAGCCTTCCGTTTCGCTTAAATCACGATTGCATGTACCAGTGGTTGGGGAATTAGTAGCAGGTAATGAAGGGACCACTATCCAAAATAGTGAGGAAGATCTATCTGTTTCCGTTGAAGTTGAAATGGAACCAATCACGTTAGTCAACACATCTTTCACTTCACCTAATACAAAAGTGGAAGAAACACTACTTTATCTCCAACCAAATACATCGACTGTTTCTGTAGAAGAAGTGGAAAATGGGCATTGGAAGGTAACCAATGGAGACCTGCAATTTAGTGTGCATAAAGAGTACATGGCTGGGGTTTATTCCATTGTTTATAAAGGGGAAGAATGGTTGCATCACACGTACCCAACACCTAGTATGAAAGCATGGTGGAACCCTTGGACAGGTGGATTGCGCTACCGCTTCGGAGGAATGAACAGCTTCTCGTTGCAAAAGGAAGTAAGTGAGGTAAAAGCAGTAACGAAGCTTGACTCCAAAGGAAATGAGTGGTCAGGGGTAGAGGTGACGACGACAATCGTCCACCATGAAAAATTTAAAGGGACGACGTTACAACAATTCTTCTTAACCTTGCCTGGGTTACCGATGATTACGACACTAGCTGAATGGAGAGCTAGTGAGGATAAGTTATTTGCTGGAGAAAGAATTTTCTGTGATGGATTCTGGAATCCTGGAGATGAATTAGCGACTGTCACGTATGATTCGAAAATTAGAGGTCAGAAAGAATATTATGCAGGAGCAGGAGAATTAATTTTAATTGATGATCCATATGCTAGACTTCGTTCTGCAAAATTAGCTGATGCACTTCATATTGTTCAACCGAAGTACGTTTTCGAGAAAGAAGCGTATGTAACAAAAGAAGTGTGTTATGTTAATACGGAGACGGAATGGACATTACAAGCAGGCGAGACCACACACGTGCAACCGACAATTCATTTGTTTGATAACCGAGATTTGCGACCTTATATGGAACAACTTAGAGGTATTACATTTAAATAG
- a CDS encoding amidohydrolase family protein has protein sequence MRIIDAHIHFSAIESFRHTARELSLVDYSGNGLVNEMRDGNIAYCIGMGVTETPDMGFPDYHAASPMGLDLDPLPPNVGMCPGINPKTLNQKALDDLEKLLKEPHVVGIKIYLGYYPYYAYDDIYQPVYDLAAAYDKPVVFHTGDTYSERGLLKYSHPLTLDEVAVQRRDVNFMMAHLGDPWTLTGAEVVYKNRNMYADLSGWIVGTKATLDDYSKDHFLDHIRHAIRFCDHYEKLIFGSDWPLAPIKDYAQFIGDLIPEKHHQLVFYDNAKNLFLKDVKLD, from the coding sequence ATGAGAATAATTGATGCTCATATCCATTTCTCCGCAATTGAAAGCTTCCGCCATACGGCTAGGGAGCTTTCTCTTGTTGATTATTCTGGAAATGGATTAGTGAATGAGATGAGAGACGGAAATATTGCTTATTGTATTGGAATGGGAGTAACAGAGACACCGGATATGGGTTTTCCTGATTATCATGCAGCTTCTCCGATGGGGTTAGATTTGGATCCTCTCCCACCGAATGTAGGAATGTGTCCCGGAATTAATCCGAAAACACTAAATCAAAAAGCATTGGATGATTTGGAGAAGCTTTTAAAAGAACCACATGTAGTAGGAATTAAAATTTACTTAGGCTACTATCCTTACTATGCGTACGATGATATTTATCAACCAGTATATGACTTGGCAGCAGCATATGATAAGCCTGTTGTTTTTCACACGGGAGATACATACTCAGAGCGAGGGTTGTTAAAATATTCTCACCCATTAACACTAGACGAGGTTGCTGTTCAGCGTCGTGATGTGAATTTCATGATGGCTCATTTGGGTGATCCGTGGACATTAACTGGTGCAGAAGTTGTATATAAGAACAGGAACATGTATGCAGATTTATCGGGATGGATTGTTGGAACGAAGGCTACTTTAGACGATTATTCTAAGGATCATTTTTTAGATCACATTCGACACGCTATTCGTTTTTGTGATCACTATGAAAAGTTAATTTTCGGCTCAGACTGGCCGCTTGCTCCAATAAAAGATTACGCGCAGTTCATTGGAGATTTAATCCCTGAGAAACATCATCAATTAGTTTTCTATGATAATGCAAAGAATCTATTTTTAAAAGATGTGAAGTTGGATTAG
- a CDS encoding ATP-binding protein has translation MAFITEVMIMNILSIFASLFVFQIWLERSSHIRYAKTKAIFGFSAISILWCMVFPLDKFDSFILDLRQVPIIIGSLYGGPIVAVGLFLLTLIARYIFFGADGYLTFLLMYLLLTPILIYFSRKFLQLTLKRKIIRSTMVSLGFSLFILVIITLFNSSHLDANLLLKLVIFPPVSMGMIIYIVEIVLNNYHLRQELIKSEKLAVISHLAASISHEVRNPLTASRGFMQLLQQGYTSPEKMRTFLDIAIKELDRAEGIIQDYLTFAKPAEDKKEAINVSSEIKKIVEILQPLANMNSVELDFSLAPYMVFGERSKFKQCVINVAKNAIEAMPEGGKLSLHIERKGDYVYLNVSDTGVGMTKEQVDRLGEPFFTTREKGTGLGMMVVYSIVDSFGGKVKVKSEKGLGTTFTILLPMYKNAVEVIG, from the coding sequence TTGGCGTTTATTACAGAAGTAATGATAATGAATATTTTGTCTATTTTTGCCAGTCTTTTTGTGTTTCAGATTTGGCTTGAAAGATCTTCCCACATCCGTTATGCCAAAACAAAAGCTATCTTTGGTTTTTCGGCGATATCTATTTTGTGGTGTATGGTTTTTCCTTTAGATAAGTTTGATTCATTCATACTAGATTTACGTCAAGTTCCAATAATAATTGGAAGTTTATATGGTGGTCCTATTGTAGCAGTTGGTCTTTTTCTCTTAACGCTGATAGCAAGATATATATTCTTTGGAGCAGACGGGTATTTAACATTTTTGTTAATGTATTTGTTATTAACTCCCATACTAATTTATTTCTCGAGAAAATTTTTGCAACTTACGTTAAAAAGGAAGATTATTCGATCTACAATGGTATCACTTGGGTTTTCTCTTTTTATTTTAGTCATCATTACATTATTTAACTCAAGTCACTTAGACGCTAACTTGTTATTGAAATTAGTAATATTCCCGCCAGTTTCTATGGGAATGATCATCTACATAGTGGAAATCGTGTTAAACAATTATCATTTACGCCAAGAACTAATAAAATCGGAAAAGTTAGCCGTGATAAGTCACTTAGCTGCTAGTATTTCGCATGAGGTTAGAAACCCATTGACGGCAAGTAGAGGATTTATGCAATTGTTACAACAAGGATATACTTCTCCTGAAAAAATGCGTACGTTTTTAGACATTGCTATTAAAGAATTAGACAGAGCAGAGGGAATAATACAAGATTATTTAACGTTTGCTAAGCCTGCTGAGGATAAAAAAGAAGCAATCAATGTCTCATCAGAAATTAAAAAAATCGTAGAAATCTTGCAACCTCTAGCCAACATGAATTCAGTAGAATTAGATTTTTCACTTGCACCATATATGGTGTTCGGGGAAAGGTCTAAATTTAAGCAATGTGTAATAAATGTTGCGAAAAATGCCATTGAAGCAATGCCTGAAGGTGGGAAGTTAAGCTTACATATTGAACGAAAAGGGGACTATGTCTACCTAAATGTTAGTGATACGGGGGTAGGAATGACGAAAGAGCAAGTGGATCGTTTAGGAGAACCATTCTTTACTACGAGAGAAAAAGGAACCGGACTTGGAATGATGGTTGTTTATAGTATCGTGGATTCCTTTGGTGGTAAGGTAAAAGTAAAAAGCGAAAAAGGTTTAGGCACTACGTTCACCATTTTGCTACCGATGTACAAAAATGCTGTTGAAGTTATTGGATAA
- a CDS encoding aminoglycoside phosphotransferase family protein, whose translation METAIRKYYMSRQIWEKERFWASNLNKLHFPTARIICSSSDPSELWIDFEWVDGRSSTLEDVDSIYAVLQTFSSLGTKIIKEFPIPNYIVRQEKWTLEDWLKEYLLLFQSNSTFWDMYTYQWNHQQYGVIHRDPHYFNWIVSKDTIFLLDFGLVSYGPILYDIAYVWVNECKKNAYQEEKAILLREWVMKSIPSQSFVFFCLFFSIMKNYADYYQGKEDWKAQNRCKEWIDSEVIHGLINECVKFHSNNGDKSIHY comes from the coding sequence GTGGAAACAGCTATCCGTAAGTATTATATGAGTAGACAAATATGGGAAAAAGAACGATTTTGGGCGAGTAATCTTAATAAACTTCACTTTCCTACTGCACGTATTATTTGTTCTTCTTCAGACCCATCTGAATTATGGATAGATTTTGAATGGGTAGATGGAAGAAGTAGCACCTTAGAAGATGTGGATTCGATTTATGCTGTTTTACAGACATTTTCTTCTTTAGGCACGAAAATTATAAAAGAATTTCCGATTCCAAATTATATCGTTAGACAAGAGAAATGGACGTTGGAAGATTGGTTAAAGGAATACCTACTACTTTTCCAGTCAAATTCAACGTTTTGGGATATGTACACGTATCAATGGAATCATCAACAATATGGCGTCATTCATCGAGACCCTCATTATTTCAATTGGATTGTTAGCAAAGATACTATTTTCTTACTCGACTTTGGTTTAGTGAGCTATGGACCTATACTTTATGATATTGCATATGTTTGGGTAAACGAATGTAAGAAGAACGCTTATCAAGAAGAGAAAGCAATACTGCTTCGGGAATGGGTAATGAAAAGCATCCCTAGTCAATCGTTTGTTTTCTTCTGTCTTTTCTTTTCAATCATGAAAAACTACGCGGATTATTACCAAGGAAAAGAAGATTGGAAGGCGCAAAATCGTTGTAAAGAGTGGATTGACTCAGAAGTAATTCATGGACTAATTAACGAATGTGTAAAGTTTCATAGTAACAATGGGGATAAGTCCATACACTATTGA
- a CDS encoding YjcZ family sporulation protein, translated as MCFGYGYGCGNNYGSTFVLIVVLFILLIIVGAAYLD; from the coding sequence ATGTGTTTCGGTTACGGTTACGGTTGTGGAAATAACTACGGTTCAACTTTCGTATTAATCGTTGTTCTTTTCATCCTTTTAATTATCGTTGGAGCAGCTTACCTAGACTAA
- a CDS encoding ABC transporter substrate-binding protein: MKRKFFSVITIASAILVGACGNQASQEDNKVTVVLDWTPNTNHTGLYVAEAEGYFEQQGLEVDIMLPGEAGAEALVASGKADFGISYQENVTLSRTEDIPVVSVAAIIQHNTSGFASPVDKNITSPKDFEGKRYGGFGAPVEEAVLGAVMKQDGVDVSKVENINIGNADYFTAVKRDIDFSWIFYGWTGIEAELRGEPVNMLYLTDFSDNLDYYTPVIITSEDKVKEEPEQIEKFLSATAAGYNFAMENPEDAAQHLIDAVPDLNEELVKASQKWLANEYARDAEYWGQQKETVWTNYANWMKENELLTGEFIAEEAFTNDFLPKEAQ, from the coding sequence ATGAAAAGAAAGTTTTTTTCTGTAATTACCATTGCAAGCGCTATTTTAGTGGGTGCTTGTGGAAACCAAGCAAGTCAGGAAGATAACAAAGTAACAGTAGTCTTAGATTGGACCCCAAATACGAATCACACAGGATTATATGTTGCAGAAGCGGAAGGCTACTTTGAGCAGCAAGGGCTAGAAGTGGACATCATGTTACCAGGAGAAGCAGGAGCAGAGGCGCTAGTAGCATCTGGAAAAGCAGATTTCGGTATTAGTTATCAAGAAAACGTCACGTTATCCAGAACTGAAGACATACCTGTTGTCTCAGTTGCTGCGATTATTCAGCATAATACGTCAGGTTTTGCTTCACCTGTAGATAAAAATATTACGTCACCTAAAGATTTTGAAGGTAAACGATACGGTGGATTCGGAGCTCCGGTAGAAGAAGCGGTGTTAGGCGCTGTGATGAAGCAAGATGGCGTAGACGTGTCTAAAGTCGAAAATATTAACATCGGAAATGCAGATTATTTTACAGCAGTTAAGAGAGATATTGACTTTTCATGGATCTTCTATGGATGGACTGGAATCGAAGCAGAACTCCGAGGCGAACCAGTTAACATGCTGTATTTAACAGATTTCTCGGATAATCTGGACTACTACACGCCAGTAATTATTACGAGTGAAGATAAGGTGAAAGAAGAACCAGAGCAAATTGAAAAATTCTTATCAGCAACAGCAGCGGGGTATAATTTCGCAATGGAAAATCCAGAAGACGCTGCTCAGCACTTAATTGATGCAGTACCTGACTTAAATGAAGAACTAGTAAAAGCAAGTCAGAAATGGTTAGCGAATGAGTATGCTCGTGATGCAGAGTATTGGGGGCAGCAAAAAGAAACTGTTTGGACTAACTACGCTAATTGGATGAAAGAAAACGAGTTATTAACTGGAGAATTTATTGCGGAGGAAGCCTTTACAAATGACTTTCTTCCTAAGGAGGCACAATAA
- a CDS encoding thiamine-binding protein — protein sequence MANSLVSVQIIPKTPNGKDVIPFVDEAITLIHESGLPYQVNPLDTTIEGEMTEVLSLVERMNEKMVELGCHNVITQMKILYQPTGITLSTLTEKYR from the coding sequence ATGGCTAACTCATTAGTTTCGGTACAAATTATTCCCAAAACACCTAATGGAAAGGACGTTATTCCATTTGTGGATGAAGCAATAACACTGATTCATGAATCTGGTTTACCATATCAAGTGAATCCTTTAGATACAACCATAGAAGGGGAAATGACAGAGGTATTATCACTTGTGGAAAGAATGAATGAAAAAATGGTAGAGCTAGGCTGTCATAATGTCATTACACAAATGAAAATACTGTATCAACCTACTGGCATAACCCTATCCACGTTAACGGAGAAGTACCGTTAA
- a CDS encoding ABC transporter permease codes for MKKWLSTYGISLALLIALLMLWEGATVLFSIEKWLLPSPSMIVQTGITVFPDLYEHIESTLFLSIVGLLLGSIIGILTASIIHYWPILDKVMMPYLVVSQNIPIIVLAPLLVIWLGFGALPKIIVISLVCFFPVTISFLSGLRETPSSYVTFMKMSGGTKKQLFWKVETPFALPSLFSGLRIAATYSVMGAVISEWLGAQRGIGVFMTLASANFRTDRVFVAIVVVVIISLFYVSLIKWVESFWARKTGRGKTDVTSR; via the coding sequence ATGAAAAAGTGGTTATCCACTTATGGAATATCCCTAGCTTTACTAATTGCTCTTTTAATGCTTTGGGAAGGTGCAACAGTTCTATTTTCTATTGAAAAGTGGCTGTTGCCTAGCCCAAGTATGATTGTACAAACTGGCATCACAGTATTTCCAGATCTATATGAGCACATAGAATCTACCCTTTTCTTATCTATTGTTGGGTTGCTTTTAGGCAGTATAATTGGCATCCTTACAGCAAGTATCATTCATTATTGGCCAATACTAGACAAGGTTATGATGCCTTATTTAGTTGTTTCGCAAAACATTCCGATAATTGTTCTTGCCCCTTTATTAGTGATTTGGCTTGGTTTTGGAGCCCTTCCTAAAATTATTGTTATTTCTTTAGTTTGTTTTTTCCCAGTTACTATTTCATTTTTAAGTGGCCTACGTGAAACCCCTTCGTCTTATGTGACGTTTATGAAGATGTCTGGTGGAACAAAAAAACAGTTATTTTGGAAAGTGGAAACGCCGTTTGCTTTACCCTCCTTGTTTTCAGGGCTGCGTATAGCTGCTACCTACAGTGTAATGGGTGCAGTCATCTCAGAGTGGCTTGGAGCTCAAAGAGGAATTGGTGTGTTTATGACTTTAGCATCAGCAAATTTTAGAACTGACCGAGTCTTTGTTGCCATAGTAGTGGTGGTTATCATTAGTTTGTTTTACGTCTCTCTGATTAAGTGGGTAGAATCCTTCTGGGCAAGAAAAACTGGAAGGGGGAAGACAGATGTTACGAGTCGATAG